From one Streptomyces sp. R41 genomic stretch:
- a CDS encoding UDP-N-acetylmuramate dehydrogenase, producing the protein MQELHDAPLAPLTTFRLGGPATRLITATTDAEVIAAVREADDAGTPLLLIGGGSNLVIGDKGFAGTAVRIATSGFALDGTRLELAAGEVWTDAVARTVEAGLAGIECLAGIPGSAGATPIQNVGAYGQEVSSTITEVIAYDRKARETVTLTNAECAFSYRHSRFKADPERHVVLRVRFELEDAAGLSAPIKYAETARALGVEPGDRVPLEAARETVLKLRSGKGMVLDPEDHDTWSAGSFFTNPILTDEEFAAFHARVQGRLGTGAVPPAYPAGDGHIKTSAAWLIDKSGFTKGYGSGPARISTKHTLALTNRGEATTEDLLALAREVVAGVRDAFGITLVNEPVTVGVSL; encoded by the coding sequence GTGCAGGAACTCCACGACGCTCCGCTCGCCCCGCTGACCACCTTCCGGCTCGGGGGCCCGGCGACCCGGCTGATCACCGCCACGACCGACGCCGAGGTGATCGCCGCCGTGCGCGAGGCCGACGACGCCGGTACGCCGCTGCTGCTCATCGGTGGCGGATCGAACCTGGTCATCGGCGACAAGGGCTTCGCCGGGACCGCCGTGCGCATCGCGACGAGCGGCTTCGCCCTCGACGGTACGAGGCTGGAACTGGCGGCGGGCGAGGTGTGGACCGACGCGGTCGCCCGCACCGTCGAGGCCGGGCTCGCCGGTATCGAGTGCCTCGCCGGGATCCCCGGCTCCGCCGGCGCGACCCCGATCCAGAACGTGGGCGCGTACGGTCAGGAAGTGTCGTCGACCATCACCGAGGTGATCGCGTACGACCGAAAGGCGCGCGAGACGGTCACGCTGACGAACGCCGAGTGCGCCTTCTCGTACCGCCACAGCCGCTTCAAGGCCGACCCCGAGCGTCATGTCGTGCTGCGCGTCCGCTTCGAGCTGGAGGACGCGGCGGGACTGTCGGCGCCGATCAAGTACGCCGAGACGGCTCGCGCGCTGGGCGTGGAGCCCGGCGACCGGGTGCCGCTGGAGGCGGCCCGCGAGACCGTCCTCAAGCTGCGTTCCGGCAAGGGCATGGTGCTCGACCCCGAGGACCACGACACCTGGTCCGCCGGGTCGTTCTTCACCAATCCGATCCTCACGGACGAGGAGTTCGCCGCGTTCCACGCGCGTGTGCAGGGCCGGCTCGGCACCGGCGCCGTGCCGCCCGCGTACCCGGCGGGCGACGGCCACATCAAGACCTCCGCGGCCTGGCTGATCGACAAGTCGGGCTTCACCAAGGGCTACGGCAGCGGGCCCGCCCGGATCTCCACCAAGCACACGCTGGCCCTCACCAACCGGGGCGAGGCCACTACCGAGGATCTCCTCGCGCTGGCCCGTGAGGTGGTCGCCGGCGTCCGCGACGCCTTCGGGATCACGCTGGTCAACGAACCGGTGACGGTGGGCGTCAGCCTCTGA
- a CDS encoding NAD(P)-dependent oxidoreductase, translated as MKLTVFGATGGIGQEIVRQALESGHQVTAVVRDPARLTVTGGGLEVFRADLTDPEALRAAVAGRDAVLSGLGARSRKDAGVAARLTRTVLGAMEAEGVRRLLVVSAGPVGPDPEGAALVDRAMRGLISGLLKDVYADLEEMEDELARSTTDWTVVRPPRLQNKPVTGSYRTVVGGFPLKGRFIARADVAHAMLAMIDDPGTVKQGVGVAY; from the coding sequence ATGAAACTCACCGTTTTCGGTGCCACCGGAGGCATCGGCCAGGAGATCGTCCGGCAGGCACTGGAGTCGGGCCACCAGGTCACGGCCGTCGTACGGGATCCGGCGCGTCTGACCGTCACGGGCGGGGGCCTGGAGGTGTTCCGCGCGGACCTCACGGACCCCGAGGCGCTGCGCGCGGCGGTCGCGGGCCGGGACGCGGTCCTCTCCGGGCTCGGCGCCCGCAGCCGTAAGGACGCCGGGGTCGCGGCCCGGCTGACCCGCACGGTGCTGGGCGCCATGGAGGCGGAGGGGGTGCGGCGGCTGCTGGTGGTGAGCGCGGGTCCGGTCGGTCCCGACCCGGAGGGCGCCGCCCTCGTCGACCGAGCCATGCGGGGACTGATCTCGGGGCTCCTGAAGGACGTCTACGCCGACCTCGAGGAGATGGAGGACGAGCTGGCCCGCAGCACGACGGACTGGACGGTCGTACGTCCGCCCAGGCTGCAGAACAAGCCGGTGACCGGCTCGTACCGGACGGTCGTCGGGGGCTTCCCGCTCAAGGGCCGGTTCATCGCGCGCGCCGATGTGGCGCACGCGATGCTGGCGATGATCGACGACCCCGGGACGGTGAAGCAGGGCGTAGGCGTCGCCTACTAG
- a CDS encoding TetR/AcrR family transcriptional regulator, whose translation MQQKPARIRLLDAAHELMLTVGLARTTTKEIAKAAGCSEAALYKYFASKEELFIRVLEERLPTLGPLLDRLMSEPEKHTVEANLTEIVRQAAIFYEQSFPIAASLYAETQLKRRHDEAMRQMGAGAHMPIRGVAAYLRVEQRAGRVHPCADTFAAASLLMGACAQRAFAYDATAEGKPPALDTFAPALARTLLRGISLAGGPA comes from the coding sequence ATGCAGCAGAAACCGGCCCGGATCCGCCTCCTCGACGCGGCGCACGAACTCATGCTCACCGTCGGCCTCGCCCGCACCACCACGAAGGAGATCGCCAAGGCGGCGGGCTGCTCGGAGGCGGCGCTCTACAAGTACTTCGCGAGCAAGGAAGAGCTGTTCATCCGCGTCCTGGAGGAGCGGCTTCCCACGCTGGGTCCCCTCCTGGACAGACTCATGTCCGAGCCGGAGAAGCACACCGTCGAGGCGAACCTCACCGAGATCGTCCGCCAAGCGGCCATCTTCTATGAGCAGAGCTTCCCCATCGCCGCCTCCTTGTACGCGGAGACGCAGCTCAAGCGCCGCCACGACGAGGCCATGCGGCAGATGGGGGCGGGCGCCCACATGCCGATCCGGGGTGTCGCCGCGTATCTGCGCGTGGAACAGCGGGCGGGGCGCGTCCACCCCTGTGCCGACACGTTCGCGGCCGCCTCACTGCTGATGGGTGCCTGCGCGCAGCGCGCCTTCGCGTACGACGCGACGGCGGAGGGCAAGCCGCCTGCCCTGGACACCTTCGCCCCCGCCCTCGCCCGCACGCTCCTGCGCGGTATTTCGCTTGCCGGTGGCCCGGCCTGA
- a CDS encoding adenosine deaminase — protein sequence MERVRDLSELPKAHLHLHFTGSMRHTTLLELADKHGIHLPDALTSAEPPKLRATDERGWFRFQRLYDAARSCLRDPEDIRRLVREAAEEDLKDGSGWLEIQVDPTSYAPRLGGLIPALEVILDAVDTTARETGLGMRVLVAANRMKHPLDARTLARLAVRYADRGIVGFGLSNDERRGMARDFDRAFAIAREGGLLSAPHGGELTGPASVRDCLDDLGASRIGHGVRAAEDPRLLKRLADRGVTCEVCPASNVALGVYEKPEDVPLRTLFEAGVPMALGADDPLLFGSRLAAQYEIARRHHGFTDAELAELARQSIRGSAAPEDVRAKLLAGVDDWLSGPAA from the coding sequence ATGGAGCGCGTACGTGATCTCTCTGAACTGCCGAAAGCCCATCTGCACCTGCACTTCACCGGTTCGATGCGGCACACCACCCTGCTGGAACTGGCCGACAAGCACGGGATCCATCTGCCCGATGCGCTGACCAGCGCGGAGCCGCCCAAGCTGCGGGCGACGGACGAGCGGGGCTGGTTCCGTTTCCAGCGGCTGTACGACGCGGCGCGGTCGTGTCTCAGAGATCCCGAGGACATTCGGCGCCTGGTGCGCGAGGCCGCCGAGGAGGATCTCAAGGACGGCTCGGGATGGCTGGAGATCCAGGTCGACCCGACGTCGTACGCACCCCGTCTGGGCGGTCTGATCCCGGCTCTGGAGGTCATCCTGGACGCGGTGGACACGACCGCGCGGGAGACCGGCCTCGGGATGCGCGTCCTGGTGGCCGCGAACCGCATGAAGCACCCGCTGGACGCCCGTACGCTGGCCCGCCTGGCCGTGCGGTACGCGGACCGGGGCATCGTCGGTTTCGGGCTCTCCAACGACGAACGGCGGGGCATGGCGCGGGACTTCGACCGGGCCTTCGCGATCGCGCGGGAGGGCGGGCTGCTGTCCGCGCCGCACGGCGGCGAACTGACCGGGCCTGCCTCCGTCCGCGACTGCCTGGACGACCTGGGCGCCTCGCGGATCGGCCACGGGGTGCGGGCCGCCGAGGACCCGCGGCTGCTGAAGCGCCTCGCGGACCGCGGGGTGACCTGTGAGGTCTGTCCGGCCTCGAACGTCGCCCTGGGGGTCTACGAGAAGCCGGAGGACGTCCCCCTGCGCACGCTCTTCGAGGCCGGTGTCCCGATGGCCCTCGGCGCCGACGACCCGCTGCTCTTCGGCTCCCGCCTGGCCGCCCAGTACGAGATCGCCCGCCGCCACCACGGCTTCACGGACGCCGAACTGGCCGAGCTGGCCCGGCAGTCCATCCGCGGCTCGGCCGCCCCGGAGGATGTCCGCGCGAAGCTGCTGGCCGGGGTCGACGACTGGCTCAGCGGCCCGGCCGCTTGA
- a CDS encoding pyridoxal phosphate-dependent aminotransferase, whose product MSAAIPPTERRVSARVGAISESATLAVDAKAKALKAAGRPVIGFGAGEPDFPTPDYIVEAAIEACKNPKYHRYTPAGGLPELKAAIAAKTLRDSGYEVEAAQVLVTNGGKQAIYEAFAAILDPGDEVIVPAPYWTTYPESIRLAGGVPVDVVADETTGYRVSVEQLEAARTENTKVLLFVSPSNPTGAVYTREQIEEIGRWAAEKGLWVLTDEIYEHLVYGDAEFHSLPVVVPELRDKCIVVNGVAKTYAMTGWRVGWVIGPKDVVKAATNLQSHATSNVSNVAQVAALAAVSGDLTAVARMREAFDRRRKTIVRMLNEIDGVLCPEPEGAFYAYPSVKALIGKEIRGKRPQDTVELAALILEEAEVAVVPGEAFGTPGYLRLSYALGDEDLVEGVSRIQKLLAEARD is encoded by the coding sequence ATGAGCGCTGCAATCCCTCCCACCGAGCGCCGGGTCTCCGCCCGAGTCGGCGCGATCTCCGAGTCCGCCACCCTCGCCGTGGACGCCAAGGCCAAGGCCCTCAAGGCCGCCGGGCGTCCGGTGATCGGCTTCGGCGCGGGCGAGCCCGACTTCCCGACCCCGGACTACATCGTCGAGGCCGCCATCGAGGCGTGCAAGAACCCGAAGTACCACCGCTACACCCCGGCCGGCGGCCTGCCCGAGCTGAAGGCGGCGATCGCCGCCAAGACCCTGCGCGACTCCGGCTATGAGGTGGAGGCCGCCCAGGTCCTGGTCACCAACGGCGGCAAGCAGGCCATCTACGAGGCCTTCGCCGCGATCCTCGACCCGGGCGACGAGGTCATCGTCCCGGCGCCGTACTGGACGACGTACCCGGAGTCGATCCGTCTCGCCGGCGGTGTCCCCGTGGACGTCGTCGCGGACGAGACCACCGGCTACCGCGTCTCGGTCGAGCAGCTGGAGGCGGCCCGCACCGAGAACACCAAGGTGCTGCTGTTCGTCTCCCCGTCCAACCCCACGGGCGCGGTCTACACCCGCGAGCAGATCGAGGAGATCGGCCGCTGGGCCGCCGAGAAGGGCCTGTGGGTCCTGACCGACGAGATCTACGAGCACCTGGTCTACGGGGACGCGGAGTTCCACTCCCTGCCCGTGGTGGTGCCCGAGCTGCGCGACAAGTGCATCGTCGTCAACGGCGTCGCCAAGACGTACGCCATGACCGGCTGGCGCGTGGGCTGGGTCATCGGCCCCAAGGACGTCGTCAAGGCCGCGACCAACCTCCAGTCGCACGCCACCTCGAACGTCTCGAACGTGGCCCAGGTCGCCGCGCTCGCCGCCGTCTCGGGCGACCTGACGGCCGTCGCCAGGATGCGCGAGGCCTTCGACCGCCGCCGCAAGACCATCGTGCGCATGCTGAACGAGATCGACGGCGTGCTCTGCCCGGAGCCCGAGGGCGCCTTCTACGCCTACCCCTCGGTGAAGGCCCTCATCGGCAAGGAGATCCGCGGCAAGCGTCCCCAGGACACGGTCGAGCTGGCCGCGCTCATCCTGGAGGAGGCCGAGGTCGCGGTCGTCCCGGGCGAGGCCTTCGGCACGCCGGGCTACCTGCGTCTGTCGTACGCCCTCGGTGACGAGGACCTCGTCGAGGGCGTCAGCCGGATCCAGAAGCTGCTGGCGGAAGCCCGCGACTGA
- the secE gene encoding preprotein translocase subunit SecE: MTDAVGSIDMPDAEAPESKKKARKGGKRAKKGPLKRLATFYRQIVAELRKVVWPTRNQLTTYTTVVIVFVVIMIALVTVIDYGLNHAAKYVFG, encoded by the coding sequence GTGACGGACGCCGTGGGCTCCATCGACATGCCTGATGCCGAGGCGCCCGAGTCCAAGAAGAAGGCCCGCAAGGGCGGTAAGCGTGCCAAGAAGGGCCCGCTGAAGCGCCTTGCCACCTTCTACCGCCAGATCGTCGCGGAGCTCCGCAAGGTCGTCTGGCCGACTCGCAATCAGCTGACGACATACACCACAGTGGTGATTGTGTTCGTCGTCATCATGATCGCCCTGGTGACCGTGATTGACTATGGGCTCAACCACGCCGCCAAGTACGTCTTCGGCTGA
- the nusG gene encoding transcription termination/antitermination protein NusG, whose amino-acid sequence MSDPNLNDASESVESVDDELDIVEGADVEDEVEAADAAAGEPAEEAALHVEDESGEDVEDVPEEALAEDADEAEAEEEAEPVDPVTALREELRTLPGEWYVIHTYAGYENRVKTNLEQRAVSLNVEDFIFQAEVPQEEVAQIKNGERKTIKQNKLPGYVLVRMDLTNESWGVVRNTPGVTGFVGNAYDPYPLTLDEIVKMLAPEAEEKAAREAAEAEGKPAPQRKVEVQVLDFEVGDSVTVTDGPFATLQATINEINADSKKVKGLVEIFGRETPVELSFDQIQKN is encoded by the coding sequence GTGTCTGACCCGAACCTGAACGACGCCAGCGAGTCGGTCGAGTCCGTTGACGACGAGCTCGACATCGTCGAGGGCGCGGACGTCGAGGACGAGGTCGAGGCTGCCGACGCTGCCGCCGGCGAGCCCGCCGAAGAAGCGGCCCTGCACGTCGAGGACGAGTCCGGTGAGGACGTCGAGGACGTCCCCGAAGAGGCCCTCGCCGAGGACGCCGACGAGGCGGAGGCCGAAGAAGAGGCCGAGCCGGTCGACCCCGTCACCGCCCTGCGCGAGGAGCTTCGCACCCTCCCCGGCGAGTGGTACGTCATCCACACGTACGCCGGTTACGAGAACCGCGTGAAGACCAACCTCGAGCAGCGCGCCGTTTCGCTGAACGTCGAGGACTTCATCTTCCAGGCCGAGGTGCCGCAGGAAGAGGTCGCGCAGATCAAGAACGGCGAGCGCAAGACGATCAAGCAGAACAAGCTCCCGGGCTACGTCCTGGTCCGCATGGACCTGACGAACGAGTCCTGGGGCGTCGTCCGCAACACCCCCGGCGTCACCGGCTTCGTGGGCAACGCCTACGACCCGTACCCGCTGACCCTGGACGAGATCGTCAAGATGCTCGCCCCGGAGGCCGAGGAGAAGGCCGCCCGCGAGGCCGCCGAGGCCGAGGGCAAGCCCGCTCCGCAGCGCAAGGTCGAGGTCCAGGTGCTGGACTTCGAGGTCGGCGACTCGGTCACCGTCACCGACGGCCCGTTCGCGACGCTGCAGGCGACCATCAACGAGATCAACGCCGACTCGAAGAAGGTCAAGGGCCTCGTCGAGATCTTCGGCCGCGAGACCCCGGTCGAGCTCTCCTTCGACCAGATCCAGAAGAACTAG
- the rplK gene encoding 50S ribosomal protein L11 — protein MPPKKKKVTGLIKLQIQAGAANPAPPVGPALGQHGVNIMEFCKAYNAATESQRGWVIPVEITVYEDRSFTFITKTPPAAKMILKAAGVEKGSGEPHKTKVAKITEAQVREIATTKMPDLNANDLDAASKIIAGTARSMGITVEG, from the coding sequence ATGCCTCCCAAGAAGAAGAAGGTCACGGGGCTTATCAAGCTCCAGATCCAGGCCGGCGCCGCCAACCCGGCTCCGCCGGTCGGTCCCGCGCTGGGCCAGCACGGCGTCAACATCATGGAGTTCTGCAAGGCCTACAACGCCGCGACCGAGTCGCAGCGCGGTTGGGTCATCCCGGTGGAGATCACGGTCTACGAGGACCGCTCCTTCACCTTCATCACCAAGACGCCGCCGGCCGCCAAGATGATCCTCAAGGCCGCGGGTGTCGAGAAGGGCTCCGGCGAGCCGCACAAGACCAAGGTCGCCAAGATCACCGAGGCGCAGGTCCGCGAGATCGCCACCACCAAGATGCCCGACCTCAACGCCAACGACCTGGACGCCGCGTCGAAGATCATCGCCGGCACCGCCCGTTCCATGGGCATCACGGTCGAGGGCTGA